In Leptospira langatensis, a single window of DNA contains:
- a CDS encoding glycerophosphodiester phosphodiesterase, translated as MGLDPFSIPKPWVIAHRGDSGEYPENTLLSFRKAVEIKADWIELDITYSADNQIVVIHDDSLDRTTDKKGEIRHLSYNAIRNSDAGSWKHPKFKGEPVPNLWEVWDFLKDKEIGLNVEIKSTAYEEIPIETAIEQELIDYAKKNSLFSKTLFSSFCWDSLARLRELSVDAKLGILIGEESSSWMDALELGFRLNAFSLNLSIHELDPEIVSKIQGEGFKVLVYTLNSEEELKKGISLGVDGIFTNFPARMRSLLT; from the coding sequence GTGGGCCTCGATCCTTTTTCCATTCCTAAACCGTGGGTCATCGCGCATAGAGGGGATAGCGGGGAATATCCGGAAAATACTCTATTATCTTTCCGTAAAGCTGTAGAGATCAAAGCAGATTGGATAGAATTGGATATCACTTACTCTGCGGACAATCAGATCGTAGTCATTCATGACGATAGCTTGGATCGGACCACCGATAAAAAAGGAGAGATCCGTCATCTTTCTTATAATGCCATCCGCAATTCGGATGCGGGTTCTTGGAAGCATCCTAAATTCAAAGGGGAACCGGTCCCGAATCTTTGGGAAGTCTGGGACTTTCTAAAGGACAAGGAGATCGGTTTGAATGTAGAGATCAAATCCACAGCGTACGAAGAGATACCGATCGAGACCGCGATCGAACAGGAATTGATCGATTACGCAAAGAAGAATTCCCTTTTTTCCAAGACCTTATTCTCTTCCTTTTGCTGGGATTCTCTCGCTCGACTGAGGGAGCTTTCCGTAGATGCAAAGTTAGGGATATTGATCGGAGAAGAGTCTTCTTCTTGGATGGACGCGTTAGAGTTAGGATTTCGTCTGAATGCGTTTAGTTTGAATCTTTCGATACATGAGCTGGACCCCGAGATCGTTTCCAAGATCCAAGGAGAAGGCTTTAAAGTCCTAGTCTATACTTTGAATTCGGAAGAAGAACTCAAGAAAGGGATCAGTTTGGGAGTAGACGGGATCTTTACCAACTTCCCTGCAAGAATGAGGTCTTTGCTTACTTGA
- a CDS encoding phasin-related domain-containing protein, which produces MEKQLLDILNAGIGLLKSGQEGLDKAKGDLEKTYGELVAKGAADNSETSVKIRESVDKLLNEIKEVSTVAGKNYEDTRSKIVEKYNQISEEIKKRVPEGQLEAVKAKLAEVADTIKATATKAKA; this is translated from the coding sequence ATGGAAAAGCAACTGTTGGATATTCTGAACGCTGGTATCGGTCTTTTGAAATCAGGTCAGGAAGGTTTAGACAAAGCGAAAGGCGACCTAGAAAAAACTTACGGTGAACTAGTCGCTAAAGGTGCTGCTGACAATTCCGAAACTTCCGTTAAGATCCGCGAGTCTGTTGACAAGCTTCTGAACGAGATTAAAGAAGTTTCCACTGTGGCTGGAAAAAACTACGAAGATACTCGCTCTAAAATCGTAGAAAAGTACAACCAAATTTCTGAAGAAATTAAGAAACGCGTTCCGGAAGGACAACTCGAGGCTGTTAAAGCAAAACTTGCTGAAGTAGCTGACACGATCAAAGCTACTGCTACTAAGGCAAAAGCTTAA
- a CDS encoding PPK2 family polyphosphate kinase codes for MQLSEYSTEPTESIEKEEAERIRLEDLEKISELQTRLFASKKKSLLIVLQGVDASGKDGSVKKLFAGLNPLGCTCQAWKAPTNEELSHDFLWRIHKAVPAKGWIQIFNRSQYEDILVPYVQGSLDKERLHSRLDAICFFEDHLVRENDTQILKFFLNVSKKEQKKRIEERMVDPTKNWKFDPSDLDAHEKFHEYQNAYEFIFNHSKDAIPWEIIPADKKWFRDYLITKAVRKRLEKMDLTYPELHPALKLPSSQE; via the coding sequence ATCCAACTCTCTGAATATTCTACAGAACCTACGGAATCCATCGAAAAGGAAGAAGCGGAAAGGATCCGTCTAGAGGATCTCGAAAAAATTTCAGAGTTACAGACTAGGCTATTTGCGAGTAAGAAAAAATCCCTGCTTATCGTTTTGCAGGGAGTGGACGCCTCCGGAAAGGACGGCAGCGTTAAGAAATTATTCGCAGGCCTGAATCCGTTAGGCTGTACTTGCCAGGCTTGGAAGGCTCCTACGAACGAAGAACTGAGTCACGATTTCCTGTGGAGGATCCACAAGGCGGTTCCTGCAAAGGGATGGATCCAGATCTTCAATCGTTCTCAATATGAGGATATACTTGTGCCTTATGTACAAGGGTCCTTGGATAAGGAGAGGCTTCACTCTAGATTGGATGCGATCTGCTTCTTCGAGGATCATCTGGTGCGAGAGAATGATACTCAGATCCTAAAATTCTTTCTAAATGTCTCTAAGAAAGAACAGAAGAAAAGGATCGAAGAGAGAATGGTCGATCCTACTAAGAATTGGAAGTTCGATCCGAGTGATCTGGACGCCCACGAAAAATTCCATGAGTACCAAAACGCATACGAATTCATCTTCAATCATTCCAAGGATGCCATTCCCTGGGAGATCATCCCCGCAGATAAGAAATGGTTCCGGGACTATCTGATCACAAAGGCAGTCAGAAAACGTCTGGAGAAGATGGATCTAACCTATCCCGAGCTGCATCCGGCCTTAAAACTTCCTTCTTCCCAAGAATAA
- a CDS encoding DUF2804 domain-containing protein: MNLETEIQQASVLCSPNGKVNRNGIGWSKTPIHRCNVQGHWPRKKKWNYWCFYDKNFLASFTISDLDYAGVIFCYWLDRKTGEFQESTVITPFGKGTLLGQTVSSSARFEGKQGFLDFKTREDGAYLISVDFMKGSPKAIKADLILEIPNQWESLNVVVPWSANRFQYTHKLFGLGVKGKVEFGTRSYEFQPKDSFAVLDYGRGVWPYSTHWNWASMSYRPVSNEVYGVNLGGGWTDGTGTTENALLINGRIYKIPSVVAFEFDKKDPKKPWMIYSKESKAVELVFTPDFHRKAASNFGIIASKVDQMIGSFDGVLRVGKNEFRIESGQGWAENHIARW; the protein is encoded by the coding sequence ATGAATTTAGAAACGGAAATCCAACAGGCTTCGGTTTTATGCAGCCCGAATGGAAAAGTAAATCGCAACGGGATCGGTTGGTCCAAGACCCCGATACATAGATGTAATGTCCAAGGTCACTGGCCCAGAAAGAAAAAATGGAATTACTGGTGCTTCTATGATAAGAATTTTTTAGCCTCCTTTACGATTTCCGATCTGGATTATGCGGGAGTCATTTTCTGTTATTGGTTGGATCGTAAGACAGGAGAATTCCAGGAAAGTACAGTGATCACTCCTTTTGGAAAAGGCACTCTCCTTGGACAAACCGTTTCTAGTAGCGCTCGTTTCGAAGGAAAACAAGGTTTCTTGGATTTTAAAACAAGAGAAGACGGGGCTTATCTGATCTCCGTAGACTTTATGAAAGGTAGCCCGAAGGCCATTAAAGCGGATCTTATATTAGAAATCCCTAATCAATGGGAAAGCCTGAATGTTGTCGTTCCTTGGAGCGCAAATCGTTTTCAATATACTCATAAATTATTCGGACTTGGTGTAAAGGGAAAGGTAGAGTTCGGTACAAGATCCTACGAGTTCCAACCCAAGGATTCTTTTGCCGTTCTGGATTACGGAAGAGGGGTCTGGCCTTATTCCACTCACTGGAATTGGGCATCCATGTCGTACCGACCCGTATCTAACGAGGTGTACGGGGTCAATCTGGGCGGAGGATGGACAGACGGAACGGGAACCACTGAGAACGCTTTATTGATCAACGGTAGGATCTATAAGATCCCTTCTGTGGTTGCATTTGAATTCGATAAGAAGGATCCGAAAAAACCTTGGATGATCTACAGCAAAGAGAGCAAGGCGGTAGAGTTGGTATTCACTCCAGACTTCCATCGAAAGGCAGCTTCTAATTTCGGGATCATCGCCTCTAAAGTAGACCAGATGATCGGAAGTTTTGACGGAGTGCTTCGAGTCGGTAAGAACGAATTTAGGATTGAAAGCGGACAAGGCTGGGCCGAGAATCATATCGCTCGCTGGTAA
- a CDS encoding PLP-dependent aminotransferase family protein, translating into MTSTDRAHTKYSRIAVSLIGRIESGEFPPGSKLPSLRKICSSEECNLSTAVEAFGILQERGFISGRERSGYYVLPRPEVFSQFRLGKPVRVPNPSVPEEVSSLMSELADPSFIPFGAAVPDPQFLPNSALQKAYKESLKDQQVYKYTDAAGLFELRKKIAIRASGKERRVSPEEVFITLGCSEAAFSALSLSLKPGDKVAVESPLHFVLYQILEKLKLKAVEIPTNPYTGLDLDSYLSVAKKEAPKFLITIPTFSNPSGSLMPTESKKELLRISNRFGIRILEDDIYGDLQHAGGIRPPSLLSLDKEGIVIQVSSLSKSVNPGLRIGWMITAKDQVEKARQLRLVESISLPAVPQLAASYFIGSLAHERHLREFRRRLSGLVLSYADSFLEHFPKGTVVPIPKGGFLLWIELPKGKDSRRLRFQAAKKKISLVPGNLFSLSGKYVSNFRINAGVLMGPRVLSAIQTLGKIAKEI; encoded by the coding sequence ATGACCAGTACAGATCGGGCTCATACAAAATACTCTCGGATCGCAGTCTCGCTGATCGGAAGGATAGAATCAGGAGAATTTCCTCCGGGCTCCAAACTTCCTTCCTTAAGAAAGATCTGTTCCTCGGAAGAATGCAATCTCTCTACGGCTGTAGAAGCATTCGGTATCTTGCAAGAGAGGGGATTTATCAGCGGAAGAGAGAGATCCGGATATTATGTTCTTCCTCGTCCGGAAGTATTCTCCCAATTCAGGTTGGGAAAACCGGTACGAGTTCCGAACCCTAGCGTTCCAGAGGAAGTCAGTTCCTTGATGTCGGAGCTAGCGGATCCTAGTTTTATTCCTTTCGGTGCGGCTGTCCCCGATCCACAGTTCTTGCCGAATTCGGCCTTGCAAAAAGCATATAAGGAATCCTTAAAGGATCAGCAAGTATATAAATACACTGACGCAGCAGGTCTATTCGAGCTTAGAAAGAAGATCGCGATACGAGCCTCCGGAAAGGAAAGAAGGGTTTCTCCCGAAGAGGTTTTCATCACGTTGGGTTGTTCCGAGGCGGCGTTTTCCGCGTTAAGTCTTTCTTTGAAGCCCGGAGACAAGGTTGCGGTGGAATCTCCTCTTCATTTTGTTTTGTATCAAATATTAGAAAAATTGAAACTAAAGGCGGTTGAGATCCCCACGAATCCTTATACAGGATTGGATCTGGATTCTTATCTTTCCGTCGCCAAGAAAGAAGCTCCTAAGTTCCTGATCACGATCCCTACTTTCTCGAACCCGAGCGGTAGTCTTATGCCCACAGAATCTAAGAAAGAACTACTTCGTATCTCGAATCGATTCGGGATCAGGATCTTAGAAGACGATATTTACGGGGACCTGCAACATGCGGGAGGAATTCGTCCTCCTTCTCTTCTTTCTTTGGATAAGGAAGGCATAGTCATTCAGGTCTCTTCTCTTTCTAAATCAGTGAATCCCGGCTTACGGATCGGATGGATGATCACTGCAAAAGACCAAGTGGAGAAGGCACGACAATTGAGATTGGTAGAATCCATCTCCTTGCCGGCCGTTCCCCAGTTGGCGGCCTCTTATTTTATCGGTTCCTTGGCTCACGAAAGGCATCTAAGGGAATTTAGAAGAAGGTTGAGCGGACTCGTCTTATCTTATGCGGATTCTTTCTTGGAGCATTTTCCGAAAGGAACCGTTGTGCCGATCCCGAAAGGAGGCTTCTTACTTTGGATCGAACTTCCGAAGGGAAAAGATTCCAGGAGACTTAGATTCCAAGCGGCTAAGAAAAAGATCAGTTTGGTACCAGGAAATCTTTTCTCCTTATCCGGAAAATACGTGAGTAATTTCAGGATCAATGCAGGAGTTCTTATGGGTCCTAGGGTTTTATCCGCAATCCAAACCTTGGGAAAAATCGCAAAAGAGATCTAG
- a CDS encoding PLP-dependent aminotransferase family protein produces MSKLITRSGSNFTESFRPSSRTSKTPVSVTRDILKVIDSPNVISFAGGLPDDSLFPVQELTEIFQRSALQKGPKLFQYADTQGHPDLRAWIAERYYHGSSPEEIIITSASQQALDLVSRYFIEEGSNIILERPSYLGAIQVFSSYSPNFLGVDYDPEEGPNTEQLEHILRTSAQKPKFFYCIPDFQNPSGGSYSSKVREKLSEISSSYGLPLLEDTAYRELSFNGNIPISLYDLDPERTVSIGTFSKTLSPGLRVGWIRAPKPMIQDLIVQKQSMDLHSPTIGQELVFQFVSSSKYEAHLSKIRDVYKRKALHTSKCLQDTFGSSIPFRVPNGGLFFWLEFPKSIDTDVLFRKSLQAGLATVPGSAFYIGEPVRNHLRWNFSNASEEETEKGIKRLFDIYSSL; encoded by the coding sequence ATGAGCAAGCTAATTACAAGATCCGGGTCGAATTTTACGGAAAGCTTTCGACCTTCTTCCAGAACGAGCAAGACCCCAGTCTCGGTTACTAGAGATATACTCAAGGTTATAGATTCGCCTAACGTGATCTCTTTTGCCGGAGGACTTCCTGACGATTCCTTGTTCCCAGTGCAAGAATTGACGGAGATCTTTCAGAGATCGGCGCTTCAAAAAGGACCTAAATTGTTCCAATATGCGGACACGCAAGGTCATCCGGATCTAAGAGCCTGGATCGCAGAACGATATTATCATGGATCTTCTCCCGAAGAGATCATTATTACTAGCGCTTCCCAGCAAGCATTGGATCTTGTCAGTAGATATTTTATTGAAGAAGGTTCCAATATCATCTTAGAAAGACCAAGCTATCTAGGAGCCATCCAAGTATTCTCTTCTTATTCCCCCAATTTTCTTGGAGTGGATTATGATCCGGAAGAAGGTCCGAATACGGAGCAACTGGAACATATCTTGCGAACTTCTGCTCAGAAGCCCAAGTTCTTCTACTGTATTCCTGATTTCCAAAATCCTTCCGGAGGTTCTTACTCTTCCAAGGTTAGGGAAAAACTCAGCGAGATCTCTTCGTCGTATGGTCTTCCTCTTTTAGAGGACACTGCCTATAGAGAACTCAGCTTTAACGGAAATATTCCGATTTCCTTATATGATCTGGATCCGGAGCGAACGGTTTCCATTGGGACCTTCTCCAAGACATTGTCCCCTGGCCTAAGAGTGGGTTGGATCCGGGCCCCTAAACCTATGATCCAAGATCTGATCGTTCAAAAGCAGTCTATGGATCTGCATTCTCCTACCATCGGCCAAGAACTAGTATTCCAATTCGTTTCTTCTTCCAAGTACGAGGCTCATCTTTCTAAGATCAGGGACGTATATAAACGAAAAGCCCTGCATACTTCCAAATGCTTGCAAGATACATTCGGATCTTCGATCCCCTTTCGTGTTCCGAATGGAGGTCTCTTCTTCTGGCTGGAATTTCCGAAAAGCATCGATACGGACGTGCTCTTTCGAAAATCATTACAGGCGGGACTGGCCACTGTTCCTGGCTCCGCCTTTTATATAGGAGAACCGGTCCGCAATCACCTTCGCTGGAATTTTTCTAACGCAAGCGAAGAAGAGACCGAAAAAGGGATCAAACGACTTTTCGATATTTATTCTTCACTCTGA
- a CDS encoding phasin-related domain-containing protein, translating into MEKQILDILNAGLGIVKSGQEGLEKAKADFTKSFQELAAKGASDNSEASVRVREFVDKFLNEAKELTTAANKTYEDSRAKALEIYSQIVEEAKKIVPQEQIDAIKAKFSEVTETVVKKATPAPAAPAKKTA; encoded by the coding sequence ATGGAAAAACAAATTCTAGATATCCTAAACGCAGGTCTCGGTATTGTTAAGAGCGGTCAAGAAGGTCTGGAAAAAGCGAAAGCAGATTTTACTAAGAGTTTCCAAGAACTCGCAGCTAAAGGCGCTTCCGACAATTCAGAAGCTTCTGTTCGTGTTCGTGAGTTCGTAGACAAATTCTTGAACGAAGCGAAAGAACTGACCACCGCAGCTAACAAAACCTACGAAGATTCTCGCGCTAAGGCCCTTGAAATCTATAGCCAAATTGTTGAGGAAGCTAAGAAAATCGTTCCTCAAGAGCAAATTGACGCTATTAAGGCTAAATTCAGCGAAGTTACTGAGACTGTTGTTAAAAAAGCAACTCCTGCTCCAGCAGCTCCAGCAAAGAAAACTGCTTAA
- a CDS encoding motility associated factor glycosyltransferase family protein — protein sequence MNEVNSELLEKNLEILRSLAPEAAERIESSEQELELLETNTGLPTLKIGTVYLHSTRDPWTESVRQLAELNKGDEERAFLFFGAGLGYSIRHALEFDKIICVWMEPFPEIIRYAFSIYDFSEFIKSGRLRVFLPPYEENAFYEGFKGISGLPVSFIPHRGSLQWKTEEYQELRFLAETFFHKKDVNTATLTRFEKVWTGNFLRNLPELADLQPIRELFGICRSKVDVVVCGAGPSLYLSLPELKEYRENFLLIAVDTALLILQKMGIDPDLVFSVDPQPLNSKYLEGYTGKARFVFDPTTSYHSLRMPYMERDQFITSSPFPWIKLVEEATPEGLGSVDFGGSVSTNATSLAEKMDARSILLLGQDLSFPGTQAHCKGAILEERLNFQESRKFRREHHNYKQMTALPAKWVESVNGKKLRTNEKLLIFKKWFEERQKDRPWRNLGKDGARLEGIIATNFANWFQENPTDLSAVEEVRLKIRSPKEPAIDRKNMLGSLLKVHKELKEFKIQVGKGEALSKKIYDLIQKGEKDKDSIRVALREISSIDDAISSKKGLTEFLGISLQRVILAITEGYDTELTLEEKKNERLSIAKKSLLLYSGLKTATEMNIRLLNKSLFRFAPNRE from the coding sequence ATGAACGAGGTTAACTCGGAACTGTTAGAGAAAAACCTGGAGATCCTTAGAAGCTTAGCTCCAGAGGCTGCGGAGAGGATCGAATCTTCTGAACAGGAATTAGAGCTCTTAGAAACGAATACAGGCCTTCCTACTCTTAAGATCGGTACCGTTTATTTACATAGTACGAGAGATCCTTGGACAGAATCCGTTCGACAACTAGCCGAGTTGAATAAGGGAGACGAAGAGAGAGCATTCCTTTTCTTCGGGGCAGGGCTCGGTTATTCCATCAGGCATGCTCTCGAATTCGATAAGATCATCTGTGTCTGGATGGAACCATTTCCGGAGATCATACGTTATGCGTTCTCTATCTACGATTTTTCCGAATTCATAAAATCCGGGCGATTGAGAGTATTCCTTCCTCCGTATGAGGAAAATGCGTTTTACGAGGGCTTTAAAGGGATCTCGGGATTGCCGGTCAGTTTTATCCCTCATAGAGGAAGCTTGCAATGGAAGACGGAAGAATACCAGGAACTCAGATTTCTTGCGGAAACATTCTTTCATAAAAAGGATGTAAATACAGCTACACTTACTAGATTTGAGAAGGTCTGGACCGGGAATTTTCTCAGAAATCTTCCGGAGTTAGCGGATCTACAACCGATCCGAGAACTCTTCGGTATCTGCAGATCCAAAGTGGATGTGGTGGTCTGCGGAGCGGGTCCTTCTCTCTATCTTTCCTTACCTGAGTTAAAGGAATATAGGGAAAATTTCCTACTGATCGCGGTAGATACTGCGTTACTCATCCTTCAAAAAATGGGAATAGATCCGGATCTAGTATTCAGCGTGGATCCTCAGCCTCTCAATTCCAAATATTTAGAAGGCTATACCGGCAAGGCCAGGTTTGTATTCGATCCGACCACTTCCTATCATTCATTAAGAATGCCTTATATGGAGAGAGATCAATTTATAACTTCTTCTCCTTTTCCTTGGATCAAACTGGTAGAAGAAGCGACCCCAGAAGGATTAGGGTCCGTAGATTTCGGAGGATCTGTTTCTACGAATGCAACCAGTCTTGCGGAGAAGATGGATGCAAGATCCATACTATTGCTAGGGCAGGATCTTTCCTTTCCGGGCACACAAGCCCATTGTAAGGGGGCAATCTTGGAGGAAAGACTGAATTTCCAAGAATCACGTAAGTTTAGACGGGAACATCATAACTATAAACAAATGACTGCGCTTCCCGCAAAATGGGTAGAGTCTGTAAACGGAAAGAAACTAAGGACAAACGAAAAACTTCTTATCTTTAAGAAATGGTTTGAAGAAAGACAAAAGGATCGTCCTTGGAGAAACCTAGGCAAGGACGGGGCGAGGCTTGAGGGAATTATCGCTACAAACTTTGCCAATTGGTTCCAAGAAAATCCTACCGATCTGTCAGCAGTAGAGGAAGTCCGGCTTAAGATACGATCTCCCAAAGAGCCGGCAATCGATCGGAAGAACATGTTGGGATCCCTTCTCAAAGTTCATAAGGAATTAAAAGAATTCAAGATCCAAGTAGGTAAGGGAGAAGCCTTGTCTAAGAAGATCTACGACCTCATCCAAAAAGGAGAGAAGGACAAGGATTCTATCCGAGTCGCGTTACGCGAAATATCCTCCATAGACGATGCGATCAGTTCGAAAAAAGGACTGACCGAATTTTTGGGCATCAGTTTACAGAGAGTCATCTTGGCGATCACAGAGGGTTATGATACGGAACTTACCTTAGAAGAAAAGAAGAACGAACGATTGTCCATAGCCAAGAAGAGCCTGCTTCTCTATTCCGGTCTAAAGACAGCGACCGAAATGAATATTCGCCTCCTAAACAAATCCTTATTCAGATTCGCTCCAAATCGCGAATAA
- a CDS encoding penicillin-binding protein: MDYNLLNRKRFTILFVLLCVFFTGLLFRVGFLVFFNDREIAFKNGERILRGAIYDRRGIELALSIDSSTIGIYPGNVYDPNFTAVQISPYLDIPPERIESLIREKSRYFLLKREIDDTTASRVMEMALPGVRREREFKRVYPHGSLAASLIGFTGMDDDKALSGLEYYYNRELMTPTDSDPTRGANVHLTLDGLIQFKLEKALGKRFEETGAKRAVGLLMEIHTGRILAMASFPSFDPNRYASFEEYTHTNWAVRHVYEPGSTMKIFLASILLNENLIRPDEKFECPGYVDYGKTRIKCTHVHGKVNLEEILQYSCNAGIIKAASKIPNDVLFEYMKRFRFGDRSGLLPNESVGYMPNLNKWTPTTPMFMAIGQGISVTPIQLVASAASIVNGGRFITPRVVSHITDPYGEVLHEFRSEEAPVGIKEYSTEKLLRAMTRVVQAGTGKNAYIQEYSIAGKTGTGQKSVSGRGYQDGLWSASFLGFFPADKPKVVGLILFDEPRGDSHTGGGLAAPVFREVVENIIPIIEQGERTVDVRLPKLDRKPLHYKSDRLPDLSGKSKREVIELLAPLEVPYKLHGSGFCYEQEPAAGSSYEGKRINIFFQ; encoded by the coding sequence ATGGATTATAATCTCTTAAACCGCAAACGGTTCACGATCCTATTCGTTCTACTCTGCGTATTTTTTACAGGGCTCCTATTTCGTGTCGGCTTTCTAGTTTTCTTCAACGATAGAGAGATCGCATTCAAGAACGGAGAAAGGATCCTAAGAGGAGCCATCTACGATAGGAGAGGGATTGAACTGGCTCTTTCCATTGATTCTTCTACCATAGGGATCTACCCAGGCAATGTGTACGATCCGAACTTTACCGCAGTACAGATCTCTCCATATCTAGACATTCCTCCGGAAAGGATCGAGTCCTTGATCCGAGAGAAGAGCAGATACTTTCTTTTAAAGAGAGAGATAGACGATACGACAGCGAGTCGGGTCATGGAAATGGCCTTGCCCGGAGTTCGTAGAGAAAGAGAATTCAAGAGAGTATATCCTCATGGAAGTCTCGCGGCGAGCCTTATCGGCTTTACAGGAATGGACGACGATAAGGCTCTCTCCGGTTTAGAATATTATTATAATCGAGAACTCATGACCCCGACGGATAGCGATCCGACTCGAGGGGCTAACGTGCATTTGACCTTGGACGGTCTTATACAATTCAAATTAGAAAAAGCATTAGGCAAAAGATTCGAAGAGACAGGAGCCAAAAGAGCAGTCGGGCTCCTAATGGAGATCCATACTGGAAGAATATTGGCTATGGCGAGTTTTCCTTCTTTCGATCCGAATCGATATGCCTCTTTCGAAGAATATACTCATACCAACTGGGCCGTTCGTCACGTATACGAACCCGGTTCCACGATGAAGATCTTTCTCGCGAGTATATTACTTAATGAAAATTTAATACGTCCGGACGAAAAATTCGAATGTCCAGGTTATGTGGATTACGGAAAGACCAGGATCAAATGCACTCACGTCCACGGAAAGGTCAACTTAGAGGAGATATTGCAGTATTCTTGCAATGCCGGTATTATCAAAGCGGCTTCTAAGATCCCGAACGATGTACTTTTCGAATATATGAAGCGATTTCGTTTTGGGGACAGATCGGGACTTCTTCCGAATGAGTCGGTCGGATACATGCCGAACTTGAACAAATGGACTCCTACGACTCCTATGTTCATGGCGATCGGACAGGGGATCTCCGTAACTCCGATCCAGCTAGTTGCATCCGCCGCTTCCATTGTGAATGGGGGAAGGTTCATCACTCCTAGAGTAGTTTCCCATATTACCGATCCATACGGAGAGGTGCTGCATGAATTCCGCTCCGAAGAAGCTCCCGTGGGGATCAAAGAATATAGTACCGAAAAACTTTTGAGAGCGATGACCAGAGTGGTCCAAGCCGGAACGGGAAAGAACGCTTATATCCAAGAATATTCCATCGCCGGAAAGACCGGAACAGGACAGAAATCCGTATCCGGTCGAGGATACCAAGACGGATTATGGTCCGCGTCCTTCTTAGGATTTTTTCCTGCGGATAAGCCTAAAGTCGTTGGCTTGATCTTATTCGATGAGCCGAGAGGAGACAGCCATACGGGAGGAGGACTTGCCGCTCCCGTATTCAGAGAAGTGGTAGAGAATATCATTCCTATCATAGAGCAGGGAGAAAGAACCGTAGACGTTCGACTTCCCAAGCTGGATCGCAAACCTTTGCATTACAAGTCGGATCGTCTACCTGATCTTTCCGGGAAAAGCAAGAGAGAAGTCATAGAGCTACTCGCTCCATTAGAAGTTCCTTATAAACTGCACGGAAGCGGATTCTGTTACGAACAAGAACCTGCAGCAGGATCTTCGTACGAAGGAAAAAGGATCAATATATTCTTCCAATGA
- the lepB gene encoding signal peptidase I, which translates to MQSLIRYFTSLNHPIFRWIRLAFPVLFAVFLVLFLRIFVIQFYLISGTSMMPSYKENDWVIVKKWGFPAQIGPWVIPLWDPSVDRFDVLVLDGIGTELSLKRVVGLEGDFFRFSEGRILINDSSLEEPFINSGYKTQPPSNSILPVIGVAGNIEIGDSGRIPPGYILVLGDNREFSTDSRNYGLIPFRKLRGKVIASF; encoded by the coding sequence ATGCAGTCATTGATTCGTTATTTTACTTCATTGAATCATCCGATCTTTCGATGGATTAGGCTAGCCTTCCCGGTACTCTTTGCCGTTTTCCTTGTGCTCTTTCTTCGTATCTTCGTGATCCAATTCTATTTGATCAGTGGGACTAGCATGATGCCTAGCTATAAGGAAAATGATTGGGTCATCGTAAAAAAATGGGGCTTCCCGGCTCAGATCGGTCCTTGGGTGATTCCTCTCTGGGATCCGAGTGTGGATCGATTCGATGTTCTTGTCTTGGATGGGATCGGAACGGAACTCAGTTTAAAAAGAGTGGTCGGTCTAGAAGGAGACTTCTTTCGTTTTTCGGAGGGAAGGATACTCATCAACGATTCTTCTCTCGAAGAGCCATTCATCAATTCAGGTTATAAAACACAGCCACCTTCCAATTCCATTCTTCCTGTGATCGGTGTTGCGGGGAATATTGAGATAGGAGATTCGGGTCGCATTCCTCCGGGATATATTTTGGTATTAGGGGATAACAGAGAGTTCTCCACCGACTCCCGAAACTATGGGCTGATCCCTTTTCGAAAACTCAGAGGAAAGGTGATCGCAAGTTTCTAG